The following proteins are encoded in a genomic region of Spirosoma sp. SC4-14:
- a CDS encoding amino acid permease yields MADNLPNSVPPADVATEPTEFKRSLSLIDSTLIVSGSMIGSGVFIVTADMARNLGSSGWLLMLWVLTGVLTVAAALSYGELAGMMPKAGGQYIYIQRAYGHLTGFVYGWTVFTVIQTGTIAAVAVAFTKYTAVFIPALGPDNVLLALGPVKITLGSLFAIASLVLLTWLNSRGVQSGKLIQNVFTSAKLIALLGLIVIGIAIGLSSGLLSANLKDAWDATSTSATGEVVPLAGMALLLAFGTSMIGSLFSADAWNNVTFIAGEIKNPRRNIPLALFFGTLIVTTIYFLANVSYLSLLPLKGSPTATDIIGRGIQFAEADRVATAAVETVFGNIAVGIMAVLIMVSTFGCNNGLILAGARLYYAMAKDGLFIKQASHLNQNAVPGRALWLQCIWASMLCLSGKYGDLLDYCTFASLLFYMVTIAGLFRLRRTEPNTERPYRAFGYPLVPALYIIAGLTICIILLYTKTFNTGMGLLIAGLGIPVYYLSTREK; encoded by the coding sequence ATGGCAGACAACCTACCCAACTCCGTTCCGCCGGCCGATGTAGCCACGGAACCTACCGAATTTAAGCGCTCGCTGAGCCTGATCGATTCTACGCTTATTGTGTCCGGTTCCATGATTGGGTCGGGCGTTTTTATTGTTACGGCCGATATGGCCCGCAACCTGGGTTCGTCGGGCTGGCTGCTCATGCTCTGGGTGCTCACGGGCGTGCTGACCGTAGCAGCGGCTCTTAGCTACGGCGAACTGGCCGGTATGATGCCAAAGGCAGGTGGGCAATATATCTACATTCAGCGAGCCTATGGCCACCTGACCGGTTTTGTTTATGGCTGGACGGTGTTTACGGTTATCCAGACTGGCACTATTGCAGCCGTAGCCGTAGCCTTCACGAAATATACAGCGGTGTTTATTCCGGCGCTTGGCCCCGATAATGTACTTCTGGCGCTCGGCCCGGTTAAGATCACACTCGGATCGCTTTTTGCTATTGCCAGTCTGGTATTGCTCACCTGGCTCAACAGCCGGGGTGTGCAAAGTGGTAAATTAATTCAGAACGTTTTTACATCGGCCAAACTGATTGCCTTACTCGGCCTCATCGTTATCGGCATCGCCATTGGCCTAAGTAGTGGTTTGCTGTCGGCGAATCTTAAAGATGCCTGGGATGCAACCAGTACCTCAGCAACGGGCGAAGTGGTTCCATTAGCGGGTATGGCCTTATTGCTGGCTTTTGGCACCTCCATGATCGGTTCGCTTTTTTCGGCCGATGCCTGGAACAACGTCACCTTCATTGCCGGTGAAATCAAAAATCCGCGTCGGAACATTCCGCTGGCGTTGTTTTTCGGCACGCTGATCGTAACTACGATCTACTTTCTGGCCAACGTTTCGTATCTGTCGCTCCTGCCGCTGAAAGGCAGCCCAACCGCTACCGATATTATTGGGCGCGGCATTCAGTTTGCCGAAGCCGACCGGGTTGCCACAGCTGCCGTCGAAACGGTTTTTGGCAACATTGCCGTAGGCATTATGGCGGTCCTGATCATGGTTTCGACCTTCGGCTGTAACAATGGTCTGATTCTGGCGGGAGCCCGGTTATACTATGCTATGGCCAAAGATGGGTTGTTCATCAAACAGGCATCACACCTCAACCAAAACGCCGTGCCGGGTCGGGCGCTATGGCTACAATGCATCTGGGCATCTATGCTCTGCCTGTCGGGCAAATACGGCGATCTGCTCGACTACTGCACCTTTGCCTCGTTGCTGTTTTATATGGTTACCATTGCCGGTCTGTTTCGCCTGCGCCGTACCGAACCCAACACCGAGCGCCCTTACCGCGCCTTTGGTTACCCGCTCGTTCCGGCGCTTTACATCATTGCCGGGCTAACGATCTGTATTATTCTGCTCTATACGAAAACCTTCAACACGGGCATGGGTCTGCTCATCGCGGGTCTGGGCATTCCGGTCTATTACCTCAGTACCCGCGAGAAATAA
- a CDS encoding sigma 54-interacting transcriptional regulator yields MNQSVLIVEDQFIEANDLRLMLHKAGYRVTGIARSVPNALELIGQEKPDVVLLDIFLKGPLTGIDLAKQLKDDSIPFIYLSANSTQDVLTAAKATQPDGFLVKPFREKDVLVTLEVARYRYEHSLEASFRRGTQLLKQLSKLLPEPIDWEQKLLKVGKAIQPFIPFDFMAAGASTLASAAYADLGFLRIGFDDYQLVGPNELMVMANLKQHELAALQAKTSLETEATWYDESEFKRICQRPSIRKLIANTFLMRSQLVIPLRLPTGESFAFYFYSRRPDAYSEEHLALLSQITALLTAAVVDKLSGTSNRATVAPVAGVLAPSSASYSSPARFEGIVGSSHLLLTVFDHLSLVAPTDTSVLILGESGTGKERIASTIHQLSPRKRKPFIRVNCATLPTNLIESELFGHEKGSFTGATDKRIGRFEQAEGGTIFLDEIGEMPVELQVKLLRVLQEKEIERIGGQSSIKINVRIIAATNRNLEKEVAEGRFRLDLYYRLNVFPIALPPLRDRKEDIPALVEHFIEKYNQKTGKKITGLSAPVLNTLLTYRWPGNIRELEHLIERSILLTKGTLIEEVTLPNIGQPGLPTTSDEHRVKTIDENERDHIIAVLKKCNGRIWGAGGAAEMLNVPPTTLNSKMKKLGIRKEYLDPR; encoded by the coding sequence ATGAATCAGTCAGTCCTGATTGTTGAAGATCAGTTTATTGAAGCCAATGACCTGCGGTTAATGCTGCACAAAGCAGGCTACCGGGTTACGGGAATTGCCCGTTCAGTTCCTAATGCTCTGGAACTTATTGGGCAGGAAAAACCGGATGTTGTTCTGCTGGATATTTTTCTGAAAGGTCCGCTGACCGGTATTGATCTGGCCAAACAATTGAAGGACGATTCGATTCCGTTTATCTACCTCTCGGCCAATTCCACGCAGGATGTCCTGACGGCAGCCAAAGCAACTCAACCCGATGGTTTTTTAGTCAAGCCTTTTCGGGAAAAAGATGTGCTGGTCACGCTCGAAGTGGCCCGGTATCGGTATGAACACAGTCTGGAGGCCAGTTTTCGACGGGGAACCCAGCTTCTTAAACAACTCAGCAAACTACTGCCTGAACCGATCGACTGGGAACAGAAATTGCTGAAAGTAGGGAAGGCCATTCAGCCTTTCATTCCCTTTGATTTTATGGCAGCCGGGGCTTCAACCCTCGCCAGTGCTGCCTATGCCGACCTGGGCTTTTTGCGAATCGGCTTTGACGACTACCAGCTTGTAGGGCCTAATGAACTAATGGTCATGGCCAATTTAAAACAGCACGAACTGGCCGCCTTACAAGCCAAAACATCCCTGGAAACCGAAGCGACCTGGTATGATGAGAGCGAGTTTAAGCGCATATGCCAACGGCCTTCCATCCGAAAATTGATTGCGAATACCTTTCTGATGCGCTCCCAGTTGGTGATTCCGCTTCGTTTACCGACCGGCGAATCATTTGCATTCTACTTCTATAGTCGTCGTCCGGATGCCTATAGCGAAGAACACCTGGCTCTACTGAGCCAGATAACGGCACTACTGACGGCTGCCGTTGTAGATAAATTGAGTGGGACTTCCAACCGGGCAACGGTGGCTCCTGTAGCCGGGGTGCTGGCACCATCATCAGCGAGCTATTCCAGCCCGGCCAGGTTCGAGGGGATTGTGGGCAGTAGTCACTTACTGCTGACGGTCTTCGATCATCTATCACTGGTGGCTCCTACCGATACGTCGGTCCTGATTCTGGGCGAAAGTGGCACCGGGAAAGAACGTATTGCATCTACGATTCATCAGCTTTCTCCGCGAAAACGGAAACCTTTCATCCGGGTCAACTGCGCTACCTTACCCACCAACCTGATTGAATCCGAACTGTTTGGCCATGAAAAAGGGTCGTTTACGGGCGCTACCGACAAACGCATCGGTCGGTTTGAACAGGCAGAGGGTGGAACGATTTTTCTGGACGAAATTGGGGAGATGCCAGTCGAATTGCAGGTAAAACTACTGCGGGTATTACAGGAAAAAGAGATTGAACGCATCGGAGGACAATCGTCCATTAAAATCAACGTGCGGATTATTGCTGCCACCAATCGTAATCTGGAAAAAGAAGTAGCCGAGGGTCGGTTTCGGCTCGACCTGTATTACCGGCTGAATGTGTTTCCTATTGCTCTGCCTCCGCTACGGGATCGGAAGGAAGATATACCGGCCCTTGTCGAGCATTTTATTGAGAAGTACAACCAAAAAACGGGTAAAAAAATAACGGGCTTATCGGCTCCGGTACTGAATACCTTACTGACGTATCGCTGGCCGGGCAATATTCGGGAGTTGGAGCACCTGATCGAACGAAGCATACTGCTGACAAAAGGCACCCTGATTGAGGAAGTTACTTTGCCCAACATAGGCCAGCCAGGTTTGCCAACGACGTCCGACGAGCACCGGGTCAAGACTATCGATGAAAATGAGCGGGATCATATTATTGCCGTTCTCAAGAAATGCAATGGCCGAATCTGGGGGGCAGGCGGAGCGGCTGAAATGCTAAACGTTCCTCCGACAACACTGAATTCTAAAATGAAAAAACTAGGCATTCGGAAAGAATATCTGGACCCTCGTTAG
- a CDS encoding histidine kinase dimerization/phosphoacceptor domain -containing protein, with protein sequence MRRLLLISCVAGCAWLTASAQPPTDKSSRELLALLQQSKPDTHRVHLLQDLATYYMFKPNAQAADMDSAMTVARQAEQLSVRLHDPKGQATSYILYARVYNHDGKKEQAKALVRKAIALFSASHYLDELGEAYFELGSYSPLIGSGLAERIRMAELALLTFQQSGNKLKQANCNKELGDLYQVEGNNSKALASLQQALSLYKAVGRGRLQGVYDLLGQVCGELGDYKEAIRYGLLAVQTAEQSGDSTMLLATIYNRLGITYQNLHDLKLANLYFRKSIAIAETYHDVGAICILATNISDTYVLLHQPVAALDFLRTIVKRYTLPDLASQIYITGQFINAYLPGKQYMLAQPYSDRLVRLSENRERIDNETQLYAYGMLIRLFLDTQQYQQADKYLLIHREVAEKMGSLRSLSTNHLWTFKVDSAQGNYRSAIIHYQRHKRLNDSLFSESKSKQIALLQTQFDTRKKDQDIKLKGQHIELLKKQSELQLNDLNQTKLLRNVTFIIIVLLLVILSLVYNRYRLKQKSNTVLEAQQIEINDKNQSLQRLLTEKEWLLKEIHHRVKNNLQIVMSLLNTQSAYLTDEAAMLAIRDSQHRVQAISLIHQKLYQSDNLSAIDTSAYIRELVEYLRDFFGAGQRIRFEMHIDSLKLGVSYAVPIGLILNEAITNSIKYAFPGNRAGQITISFQHTGSTNYVLTIADNGIGLPDTIDSQEHDSLGLSLMRGLSDDIDGQFSVINNNGTLITIRFVYEPTDRPESAGITPNLPFETTAL encoded by the coding sequence ATGAGGAGACTGTTATTAATAAGCTGCGTAGCAGGATGTGCATGGCTGACGGCTTCCGCCCAACCACCAACTGATAAATCGTCACGGGAATTACTGGCGCTGTTGCAGCAAAGCAAACCCGACACTCATCGTGTCCACCTGTTGCAGGATTTGGCTACCTATTACATGTTCAAACCCAACGCGCAGGCTGCCGATATGGACAGTGCCATGACCGTAGCCCGGCAGGCCGAACAGTTGAGCGTGCGGTTACACGATCCGAAAGGGCAGGCAACCAGCTATATTTTGTATGCCCGTGTATACAACCACGATGGGAAGAAGGAGCAGGCAAAGGCGCTGGTACGAAAAGCCATTGCCCTATTTTCGGCCTCTCATTACCTCGATGAATTAGGCGAAGCCTACTTTGAACTCGGCAGCTATTCGCCACTGATTGGGTCGGGGCTGGCGGAACGAATACGGATGGCAGAACTTGCCTTGTTGACGTTTCAGCAGTCAGGGAATAAACTCAAGCAGGCCAATTGTAATAAGGAACTTGGCGATCTGTATCAGGTAGAAGGAAATAATAGTAAGGCATTGGCTTCTCTTCAGCAGGCGTTGAGTTTATACAAAGCCGTGGGCCGAGGTCGCCTGCAAGGGGTATACGACTTACTGGGCCAGGTTTGTGGTGAACTGGGCGATTACAAAGAAGCGATTCGTTATGGCCTGTTGGCGGTTCAGACGGCCGAACAATCCGGCGATTCGACCATGCTGCTGGCTACCATCTATAACCGGCTGGGGATCACCTATCAGAATCTACATGACCTTAAACTGGCCAACCTGTACTTCAGAAAGTCGATTGCCATTGCAGAGACTTATCACGATGTTGGAGCGATCTGTATACTGGCCACGAATATCAGCGATACCTACGTACTGCTCCATCAACCAGTAGCCGCGCTCGATTTTTTGCGGACTATTGTCAAAAGATACACCCTTCCCGATCTGGCCAGCCAAATCTATATTACAGGACAATTTATCAATGCCTATCTGCCCGGTAAGCAGTATATGCTGGCTCAACCCTATAGCGATCGTTTAGTCAGATTATCCGAAAATAGAGAACGGATTGATAATGAAACCCAGCTTTATGCTTATGGTATGCTGATCCGGCTTTTCTTAGATACCCAGCAGTACCAGCAGGCCGATAAATATCTGCTGATTCATCGAGAGGTGGCCGAGAAAATGGGGTCGCTGCGCAGTCTGTCTACCAATCATTTATGGACATTTAAGGTGGACTCGGCGCAGGGCAATTACCGATCTGCCATTATCCATTACCAGCGCCATAAACGGTTGAATGATTCTTTATTTAGCGAGTCGAAAAGTAAACAGATCGCCCTGCTGCAAACCCAGTTCGACACCAGGAAGAAGGATCAGGATATAAAATTAAAAGGTCAACATATCGAGCTACTCAAAAAACAGAGCGAATTGCAGTTGAACGACCTGAACCAGACCAAACTCTTACGGAATGTTACGTTCATCATTATCGTGCTGCTACTGGTCATTCTCAGCTTAGTCTACAATCGGTATCGGCTCAAACAAAAAAGTAACACCGTTCTGGAGGCTCAGCAGATCGAAATCAACGATAAAAATCAGTCGCTGCAACGGCTACTGACCGAAAAAGAATGGCTGCTCAAGGAGATTCACCACCGGGTCAAAAACAATCTGCAGATTGTGATGAGCCTGCTGAATACGCAATCGGCTTACCTGACCGACGAAGCGGCCATGCTGGCCATCCGCGATAGTCAGCATCGGGTTCAGGCCATCTCGCTGATTCATCAGAAGCTCTATCAATCCGACAATTTATCGGCAATTGATACCTCGGCGTATATCCGGGAACTTGTCGAATATCTGCGGGATTTCTTCGGAGCTGGCCAGCGCATCCGGTTCGAGATGCATATTGACTCGCTTAAACTGGGGGTGTCTTATGCCGTACCTATCGGTTTAATTCTCAACGAAGCCATTACCAATAGCATCAAGTATGCATTTCCTGGCAATAGGGCGGGGCAGATTACCATTTCATTCCAGCATACGGGCAGTACGAATTATGTGCTCACCATTGCCGACAATGGAATCGGGTTGCCAGACACCATAGATAGCCAGGAACATGATTCGCTGGGGTTGAGCCTGATGCGAGGGCTGAGCGACGACATCGACGGTCAGTTTTCCGTCATCAACAATAACGGCACCCTTATTACCATCCGCTTTGTATACGAACCAACTGACAGGCCAGAGTCGGCCGGAATAACTCCTAATCTACCTTTTGAAACGACAGCGTTATGA